From Calditrichota bacterium, one genomic window encodes:
- a CDS encoding SpoIID/LytB domain-containing protein, with protein sequence MNTQLPPTTLPVSVRVGLLEGYERVTFRHTGRYRIETRTGELLREADSSELKWRVLREKSTPTKFLFSVLVASFATREEAMSLAEQFEERGMQAAMRQIGGPVEVDGQIVGDNTLYRVQVGNFQSEDDARQLLAKLELDYAPRLVREVLTHASGRLELFDQSLEQHFESTEGFRLVPVDPESRMTILGVRINSGFAYEPTEDRTYEGIIEFYVDHDGEIAALTEIPIDVYLRGVVAAEMPAEFPEEALRAQAIASRSLVIATKAIKHLNDQFELCAHVHCQVYSGVTNENDKVSKAVTDTRGQVLAHDGVIVDAHYSKVCGGHTEDVQETWMTPPQYFGRGVPCDCKHELDVPDLTTETGARRWIQSRPKSNCNLDGVDLPVSRNYGRKHFRWETTLLRSELEEVILTKTGIDIGTLYDILPIRRGRSGRLMEVEVLGSLANLRLKRELRIRRILSHTALESSAFLVEVLHDSQGNPMELVFTGAGWGHGVGLCQAGAARLAVEGMTAEEILRHYYVDCVIEKKY encoded by the coding sequence GTGAATACGCAACTACCCCCCACGACCCTTCCAGTTTCCGTTCGAGTCGGCCTGCTGGAGGGCTACGAACGGGTTACATTCCGACATACGGGCCGCTACCGGATCGAAACGCGCACGGGTGAACTTCTGCGCGAAGCCGACAGCTCCGAGCTGAAGTGGCGTGTGCTGCGCGAGAAGAGTACTCCGACGAAATTTTTATTTAGCGTGCTTGTGGCCTCATTTGCCACGCGCGAAGAAGCCATGAGCTTGGCGGAGCAGTTTGAAGAGCGCGGCATGCAAGCGGCAATGCGTCAAATCGGCGGCCCGGTAGAAGTGGACGGTCAGATTGTCGGCGACAACACGCTGTACCGCGTGCAGGTCGGAAATTTTCAGTCGGAAGACGACGCTCGGCAGCTTTTGGCCAAACTCGAATTGGATTATGCGCCGCGATTGGTACGGGAAGTGTTGACTCATGCATCGGGCAGGCTCGAGCTTTTCGACCAGAGTTTGGAACAGCATTTCGAGAGCACGGAAGGATTTCGCCTCGTGCCGGTCGATCCGGAATCGCGGATGACGATTTTGGGCGTACGCATCAACTCGGGTTTCGCCTACGAACCGACTGAAGACCGGACGTATGAAGGGATCATCGAGTTTTACGTGGACCATGACGGAGAGATTGCGGCGCTGACGGAGATTCCGATTGACGTGTATTTGCGCGGCGTGGTGGCAGCTGAGATGCCAGCTGAGTTTCCGGAAGAAGCACTGCGGGCACAGGCGATCGCGTCACGGAGTTTGGTGATCGCGACAAAGGCCATCAAGCATCTTAACGACCAGTTTGAATTGTGCGCGCATGTACACTGCCAAGTTTACAGCGGCGTTACAAACGAGAACGACAAGGTATCGAAAGCAGTCACGGATACGCGGGGTCAGGTGTTGGCCCACGACGGCGTGATCGTGGACGCGCATTACTCGAAGGTTTGTGGGGGCCACACGGAGGACGTGCAGGAGACTTGGATGACTCCGCCCCAGTATTTCGGGCGAGGCGTACCGTGCGACTGCAAGCACGAACTTGACGTCCCCGATTTGACGACGGAAACCGGAGCGCGGAGATGGATTCAGTCGCGGCCGAAATCGAACTGCAATCTCGACGGAGTGGATTTGCCTGTGTCGCGCAACTACGGCCGGAAACATTTCCGATGGGAAACGACATTGCTGCGGTCGGAGCTTGAGGAAGTTATTCTGACGAAGACGGGTATAGACATCGGCACGCTTTACGATATTTTGCCGATTCGCCGGGGACGCAGCGGGCGGCTGATGGAAGTGGAAGTGCTGGGTTCATTGGCGAACTTGCGACTGAAGCGTGAATTAAGAATTCGCCGCATACTGTCGCACACGGCGCTGGAGAGTTCGGCCTTTTTGGTTGAAGTGCTGCACGATTCACAAGGGAACCCGATGGAGCTTGTGTTTACGGGGGCAGGCTGGGGGCACGGCGTTGGCCTTTGCCAAGCGGGCGCGGCGCGGCTGGCCGTCGAAGGCATGACGGCTGAAGAAATTCTGCGCCACTATTACGTGGATTGCGTGATTGAAAAGAAATACTAA
- the prfB gene encoding peptide chain release factor 2 (programmed frameshift), with protein MKPEELTQEISEYKPKLDVLRRLFDYAKRLSEIEKLETLSGGAGFWDDQEQAQKVLRQIAEHKSWVDAFRKVESALGDLEALGELAQDSPEDFPPEDLDKESERFSRLFDELETRAMLKDPNDSKNAIIHIHPGAGGTESSDWASMLYRMYLRWTEQRGWKVDVLDFEPAEEAGIKSAVIEVQGEFAYGYCKAETGVHRLVRISPFDANARRHTSFASVFVYPEVEEVPEIEVRPEDLRIDTYRASGAGGQHVNRTESAIRITHLPTNIVVTCQTDRSQHRNRESAMKVLYARLYQKHLDDERAKNASIENSKTDIAWGHQIRSYVFQPYQMVKDHRTGVETSSIQKVMDGELDEFVRAFLLTGAQGKYARSRAQAGSEDDEL; from the exons ATGAAACCCGAAGAGCTGACACAAGAAATTTCCGAGTACAAGCCAAAATTGGACGTTTTGCGGAGG CTCTTTGACTACGCAAAACGTCTTTCTGAAATAGAGAAGCTCGAGACTTTGTCGGGCGGCGCGGGATTTTGGGACGACCAAGAACAAGCGCAAAAGGTGCTCCGTCAAATCGCGGAGCACAAATCATGGGTGGACGCGTTTCGCAAGGTTGAATCGGCGCTGGGGGATTTGGAAGCGCTGGGCGAACTGGCGCAGGATTCGCCGGAAGATTTTCCACCGGAGGATTTGGACAAGGAATCCGAGAGATTTTCGCGGCTCTTTGACGAACTTGAAACGCGCGCGATGCTGAAAGATCCGAACGACAGCAAGAACGCGATTATACACATTCATCCCGGAGCGGGCGGCACGGAATCTTCGGACTGGGCATCCATGCTTTACCGCATGTATTTACGGTGGACGGAACAGCGTGGTTGGAAAGTGGACGTGCTCGATTTTGAGCCTGCCGAAGAAGCGGGCATCAAGTCGGCGGTAATCGAGGTTCAAGGCGAGTTCGCCTACGGATATTGCAAGGCGGAAACGGGCGTTCACAGACTCGTGCGCATTTCGCCGTTTGACGCCAACGCGCGGCGGCACACGTCGTTCGCAAGCGTGTTTGTCTATCCTGAAGTGGAAGAAGTTCCGGAGATTGAAGTTCGTCCCGAAGATTTGAGAATTGACACGTACCGTGCATCGGGCGCAGGCGGGCAGCACGTCAACCGCACGGAGTCGGCGATTCGAATTACACACTTGCCGACGAATATCGTCGTGACATGTCAAACGGACAGATCGCAGCACCGCAACCGCGAGTCGGCGATGAAGGTGCTTTATGCGAGACTTTATCAGAAGCATCTCGACGACGAGCGTGCCAAAAACGCATCGATCGAGAATTCTAAGACCGACATCGCGTGGGGTCATCAAATTCGGTCGTACGTTTTCCAGCCTTATCAGATGGTGAAAGACCACCGCACGGGTGTGGAAACGTCAAGCATTCAAAAAGTGATGGACGGAGAGTTGGACGAGTTCGTGCGCGCATTTTTGTTGACGGGCGCACAAGGCAAATATGCGCGTTCGCGCGCGCAGGCCGGGTCAGAGGATGATGAACTATAA